In Nocardioides sp. zg-1228, a single window of DNA contains:
- a CDS encoding branched-chain amino acid ABC transporter permease, whose amino-acid sequence MNFEFFFNNLPGLTVSGLAFGAIYALIALGYTMVYGVLQLINFAHSEVFMYGTFAMLWTVMALGGADASGVQLVLILLASLVAAMLMSAAIALILERVAYRPLIKRNAPRLIALISAIGASFVLAELMGLRDRVAGWFGLDDDLSAYVGKARINNSIADVVNAPRWEIGGVNVSSIDILVICSAVGMMVVVDQFVRRSKLGKGIRATAQDAETASMMGVNPTRTIQMTFLIGGLMAGVAAFLYMLKIETTKFDMGFLLGVKAFTAAVLGGIGNLRGALLGGLVLGVAENWGAALLGTEWRHVVAFVLLVVILLVRPTGLLGESLGKARA is encoded by the coding sequence GTGAACTTCGAGTTCTTCTTCAACAACCTGCCCGGGCTCACCGTGTCCGGGCTCGCGTTCGGCGCCATCTACGCGCTGATCGCCCTGGGCTACACGATGGTCTACGGCGTGCTGCAGCTGATCAACTTCGCGCACTCCGAGGTGTTCATGTACGGCACCTTCGCCATGCTGTGGACCGTCATGGCGCTGGGGGGAGCGGACGCGAGCGGTGTGCAGCTCGTGCTGATCCTGTTGGCCTCCTTGGTGGCGGCGATGCTGATGTCCGCCGCCATCGCGCTGATCCTCGAACGGGTGGCCTACCGCCCGCTGATCAAGCGCAACGCCCCCCGCCTGATCGCGCTCATCTCGGCCATCGGCGCGAGCTTCGTGCTCGCCGAGCTGATGGGCCTGCGCGACCGGGTCGCCGGCTGGTTCGGGCTCGATGACGACCTCTCGGCCTACGTCGGCAAGGCCCGCATCAACAACAGCATCGCCGACGTCGTCAACGCGCCCCGCTGGGAGATCGGGGGCGTCAACGTGTCGAGCATCGACATCCTGGTGATCTGCTCCGCCGTCGGGATGATGGTCGTCGTGGACCAGTTCGTGCGCCGCTCCAAGCTGGGCAAGGGCATCCGGGCCACGGCCCAGGACGCCGAGACGGCGTCGATGATGGGCGTCAACCCGACGCGCACCATCCAGATGACGTTCCTCATCGGCGGCCTGATGGCCGGCGTCGCGGCGTTCCTCTACATGCTCAAGATCGAGACGACGAAGTTCGACATGGGCTTCCTGCTCGGCGTCAAGGCGTTCACCGCCGCCGTCCTCGGCGGCATCGGCAACCTGCGCGGCGCTCTGTTGGGCGGGCTGGTGCTGGGCGTCGCCGAGAACTGGGGCGCTGCGCTCCTCGGCACCGAGTGGCGCCACGTCGTCGCCTTCGTTCTGCTGGTGGTCATCCTTCTCGTCCGGCCCACGGGCCTGTTGGGTGAGTCGCTCGGAAAGGCCCGCGCATGA
- a CDS encoding ABC transporter ATP-binding protein: MLLEVEGLCVNYGHIEAIRDISFSVPEGSVTTLIGANGAGKTTTLKTLSGIRKVRTGSVKFDGKDITHDAPYDRVKLGISQSPEGRRCFVGMTVRENLEMGAFVRNDRKTQAYQDDVDRVLALFPRLAERINQSAGTMSGGEQQMLAIGRALMARPRLLLLDEPSMGLAPKLIAQIFAIIKEINAQGTTVLLVEQNAAQALKAADDAHILETGEIVRSGKGRDLAGDDAVKAAYLGGDI; encoded by the coding sequence ATGCTTCTTGAGGTGGAGGGGCTGTGTGTCAACTACGGGCACATCGAGGCCATCCGTGACATCAGCTTCAGCGTGCCCGAGGGCAGCGTCACGACCCTGATCGGCGCCAACGGCGCCGGGAAGACGACGACGCTCAAGACCCTCTCCGGCATCCGCAAGGTGCGGACCGGGTCGGTGAAGTTCGACGGCAAGGACATCACCCACGACGCCCCCTACGACCGGGTCAAGCTGGGGATCAGCCAGTCCCCGGAGGGACGTCGCTGCTTCGTGGGCATGACCGTGCGCGAGAACCTGGAGATGGGCGCCTTCGTGCGCAACGACCGCAAGACCCAGGCCTATCAGGACGACGTCGACCGAGTGCTCGCGCTGTTCCCGCGCCTGGCCGAGCGGATCAACCAGTCCGCCGGCACGATGTCGGGCGGCGAGCAGCAGATGCTCGCCATCGGGCGTGCCCTCATGGCGCGGCCGCGGCTGCTCCTGCTCGACGAGCCGTCGATGGGCCTGGCGCCCAAGCTCATCGCGCAGATCTTCGCGATCATCAAGGAGATCAACGCTCAGGGCACCACGGTGCTGCTCGTGGAGCAGAACGCCGCCCAGGCGCTCAAGGCGGCCGACGACGCCCACATCCTCGAGACGGGCGAGATCGTCCGCTCGGGCAAGGGGAGGGACCTCGCCGGCGACGACGCCGTCAAGGCCGCCTACCTCGGCGGAGACATCTGA
- a CDS encoding branched-chain amino acid ABC transporter permease → MSKLKDSLSRMPKPVKIVLWVLLALFAYALPLLEPPFITTPGVDFGGVLFIVTMYMLVALGLNIVVGYAGLLDLGYVGFYAIGAYTAAILTSYHAHWPLLLAIPAAVVATTISGVMLGAPTLRVRGDYLAIVTLGFGEIIRLVAVNTEWLGDAKGISNIARPPSLGGTEGLFEVPHLYWGDGTVLLDTQDTTKFLVFGVLDQIPYYWMGLTVVIVVLFADYLIKNSRVGRAWEATREDEDAAELMGVPTFRFKLLAFATGAFIGGLAGSLYASRQSFINPASFLLLFSILFLAAVVVGGQGNRWGVLVGAALVAYLPQRFREFDDFRVLVFGLALVLLAVLRPEGLFPPKRTVRAKQLEHELDELEEGTEGEEGARV, encoded by the coding sequence ATGAGCAAGCTCAAGGACTCCCTCTCGCGGATGCCCAAGCCGGTCAAGATCGTGCTCTGGGTCCTCCTCGCACTCTTCGCCTACGCGCTCCCGCTCCTGGAGCCCCCGTTCATCACCACGCCCGGGGTCGACTTCGGCGGCGTGCTCTTCATCGTCACCATGTACATGCTGGTCGCGCTAGGTCTCAACATCGTCGTCGGCTACGCCGGACTGCTCGACCTCGGCTACGTCGGGTTCTACGCGATCGGCGCCTACACCGCGGCCATCCTGACGTCGTACCACGCCCACTGGCCGCTGCTGCTGGCCATCCCCGCGGCCGTCGTGGCCACCACCATCTCCGGCGTCATGCTGGGGGCGCCGACGCTGCGGGTGCGGGGTGACTACCTCGCCATCGTGACCCTCGGCTTCGGCGAGATCATCCGCCTCGTCGCGGTCAACACCGAGTGGCTGGGCGACGCGAAGGGCATCAGCAACATCGCCCGCCCGCCGAGCCTGGGCGGCACCGAGGGCCTGTTCGAGGTCCCGCACCTCTACTGGGGCGACGGCACCGTGCTGCTCGACACCCAGGACACCACCAAGTTCCTGGTGTTCGGCGTGCTCGACCAGATCCCCTACTACTGGATGGGCCTGACGGTCGTCATCGTCGTCCTGTTCGCCGACTACCTCATCAAGAACAGCCGCGTCGGCCGCGCCTGGGAGGCCACCCGCGAGGACGAGGACGCCGCCGAGCTGATGGGCGTGCCGACCTTCCGGTTCAAGCTGCTGGCCTTCGCCACGGGTGCCTTCATCGGCGGACTGGCCGGTTCGCTCTACGCGAGTCGACAGAGCTTCATCAACCCCGCCTCCTTCCTGCTGCTCTTCTCGATCCTGTTCCTGGCCGCCGTCGTGGTCGGTGGACAGGGCAACCGCTGGGGCGTCCTCGTCGGCGCCGCGCTGGTGGCCTACCTGCCCCAGCGGTTCCGCGAGTTCGACGACTTCCGCGTGCTCGTCTTCGGCCTGGCACTGGTCCTGCTCGCGGTCCTGCGACCCGAGGGCCTGTTCCCGCCGAAGCGGACCGTGCGAGCCAAGCAGCTGGAGCACGAGCTCGACGAGCTCGAAGAAGGCACCGAAGGAGAGGAGGGGGCACGTGTCTGA
- a CDS encoding amino acid ABC transporter ATP-binding protein, which translates to MTESVQAAPAIQIRDLHKSFGSNEVLKGIDFHVDDGEVVCVIGPSGSGKSTLLRCVNRLEEPDSGQILVEGIDITDPETDLDAMRSRIGMVFQQFNLFPHMNVLRNLTVAQQKVKGRSKKEAIEVARANLDKVGLSGRENVYPAHLSGGQQQRVAIARALSMDPDMMLFDEPTSALDPELVGDVLEVMKTLASEGMTMMVVTHEMGFAREVGDKLVFMDDGVIVEEGDPREVLAHPQHERTQAFLSKVL; encoded by the coding sequence ATGACCGAGAGCGTCCAGGCGGCTCCCGCCATCCAGATCCGCGACCTGCACAAGTCGTTCGGGTCCAACGAGGTGCTCAAGGGCATCGACTTCCACGTCGACGACGGCGAGGTGGTCTGCGTGATCGGACCCTCGGGCTCGGGCAAGTCGACCCTGTTGCGATGCGTCAACCGGCTCGAGGAGCCCGACAGCGGCCAGATCCTCGTCGAGGGCATCGACATCACCGATCCGGAGACCGATCTCGACGCCATGCGCTCGCGCATCGGGATGGTGTTCCAGCAGTTCAACCTCTTCCCCCACATGAACGTGCTGCGCAACCTCACCGTCGCGCAGCAGAAGGTGAAGGGTCGTTCCAAGAAGGAGGCGATCGAGGTCGCCCGCGCCAACCTCGACAAGGTCGGGCTCAGCGGTCGCGAGAACGTCTATCCCGCCCACCTCTCGGGCGGGCAGCAGCAGCGCGTGGCCATCGCCCGGGCGCTGTCGATGGACCCCGACATGATGCTCTTCGACGAGCCCACCTCGGCGCTCGACCCCGAGCTGGTCGGCGACGTGCTCGAGGTGATGAAGACGCTCGCCTCCGAGGGCATGACGATGATGGTCGTGACCCACGAGATGGGCTTCGCCCGCGAGGTCGGCGACAAGCTGGTCTTCATGGACGACGGCGTCATCGTGGAGGAGGGCGACCCGCGCGAGGTGCTCGCCCACCCGCAGCACGAGCGGACCCAGGCCTTCTTGTCGAAGGTGCTCTGA
- a CDS encoding ABC transporter ATP-binding protein → MSDARILEVDHLTLRFGGLTALDDVSFDIKEGEILGLIGPNGAGKTTCFNAITGVYKPTSGTIRFQGESLAGKKRFQITQAGIARTFQNIRLFPAMTALENVLVGADAQHTTGIVSALFRLPKHRREEAAGHDRAMELLRFMGLARQADELAANLSYGDQRRLEIARAMATQPKLICLDEPAAGFNPQEKRTLMDLIRKVRDRGFTVLLIEHDMRLVMGVTDRIVVLEFGKLIAEGAPAEIRDNPAVIAAYLGVEEEDAS, encoded by the coding sequence GTGTCTGACGCACGCATCCTCGAAGTGGACCACCTGACGCTCAGGTTCGGCGGCCTCACGGCGCTCGACGACGTGAGCTTCGACATCAAGGAGGGCGAGATCCTCGGCCTCATCGGCCCCAACGGGGCCGGCAAGACCACCTGCTTCAACGCCATCACCGGCGTCTACAAGCCCACCTCCGGGACGATCCGCTTCCAGGGCGAGTCGCTGGCGGGCAAGAAGCGCTTCCAGATCACCCAGGCCGGGATCGCCCGGACGTTCCAGAACATCCGACTCTTCCCGGCCATGACCGCGCTGGAGAACGTGCTCGTGGGCGCCGACGCCCAGCACACCACGGGCATCGTCAGCGCCCTCTTCCGGCTGCCCAAGCACCGCCGGGAGGAGGCGGCCGGCCACGACCGGGCGATGGAGCTGCTGCGGTTCATGGGACTGGCCCGGCAGGCCGACGAGCTGGCCGCCAACCTGTCCTACGGCGACCAGCGCCGTCTCGAGATCGCCCGCGCCATGGCGACCCAGCCCAAGCTGATCTGCCTCGACGAGCCGGCGGCCGGCTTCAACCCGCAGGAGAAGCGCACCCTGATGGACCTGATCCGCAAGGTGCGCGACCGGGGCTTCACCGTGCTGCTCATCGAGCACGACATGCGTCTGGTCATGGGCGTCACCGACCGGATCGTCGTGCTCGAGTTCGGCAAGTTGATCGCCGAGGGCGCCCCGGCGGAGATCCGCGACAACCCTGCGGTCATCGCCGCCTACCTCGGAGTGGAGGAAGAAGATGCTTCTTGA